A part of Candidatus Electrothrix aestuarii genomic DNA contains:
- a CDS encoding transposase — translation MFTIPQELRKIIFSDRMLIKIMMDCASKAAVEVLQSKGVDAVPGILLVVHTFGRDLKFNPHVHMLMTEGGLTSSNQWVDIPFLPYGLLRKKWQYYLLTEIKASLPQTKENVRFIDYLFKSQRNGFYVNGKSKMTSARHAARYIGRYMARPALAEHKITNYDGEEVTFWYIDHKTEVKVTEAIPAKEFIQRLIDHIPLKGFKMVAIMGYILDVQKQSR, via the coding sequence GTGTTTACCATTCCACAAGAACTCCGAAAGATAATTTTTAGTGATCGTATGCTGATCAAGATTATGATGGATTGTGCTTCAAAAGCGGCTGTGGAAGTACTTCAAAGTAAAGGAGTTGATGCTGTTCCGGGAATTCTATTAGTTGTCCATACGTTTGGAAGAGATCTTAAGTTTAATCCGCATGTCCATATGTTAATGACAGAAGGAGGATTAACATCTTCCAATCAGTGGGTTGATATTCCATTTTTGCCATATGGTCTGCTTAGAAAAAAATGGCAATATTATTTGCTGACTGAAATAAAGGCTAGCTTGCCGCAAACAAAAGAAAATGTAAGATTCATAGATTACCTGTTTAAAAGCCAACGTAATGGTTTTTATGTAAATGGTAAAAGCAAGATGACATCAGCAAGACATGCAGCTCGATATATTGGTCGCTATATGGCTCGTCCAGCATTGGCAGAGCACAAGATAACGAATTACGATGGTGAGGAAGTAACATTTTGGTATATTGATCATAAAACAGAAGTTAAAGTTACCGAAGCGATTCCAGCCAAAGAGTTCATACAACGATTAATTGACCATATCCCGCTAAAGGGATTCAAGATGGTCGCCATTATGGGTTATATTCTCGACGTACAAAAACAATCGCGATAG
- the cobO gene encoding cob(I)yrinic acid a,c-diamide adenosyltransferase, translating into MNKKGLILLFTGHGKGKTTAALGMTLRAAGHGMKTCFIQFIKGSWKYGEMEAMTHFQEEIDFHVMGRGFTWKSDDLEKDKESAREAWEKAKEAIVSGEYHTVVLDEFTYLLRYGMIEKEEALKVLGSKPADLHICITGRDAVEELIELADLVTEMKPVKHPYQKGITAQKGVEF; encoded by the coding sequence ATGAACAAAAAAGGACTGATCCTTCTTTTCACAGGACATGGGAAGGGAAAAACCACGGCTGCATTGGGCATGACGTTACGAGCGGCTGGACACGGAATGAAAACCTGTTTTATTCAATTTATTAAGGGGAGCTGGAAATACGGTGAAATGGAGGCGATGACCCACTTTCAGGAGGAGATAGATTTTCACGTTATGGGACGGGGGTTTACCTGGAAATCAGATGATCTGGAAAAAGACAAAGAGTCTGCCAGAGAGGCGTGGGAAAAGGCTAAGGAAGCTATAGTATCAGGAGAATATCATACCGTGGTGCTTGATGAATTTACCTATTTGTTGCGTTACGGAATGATTGAAAAAGAGGAGGCCTTGAAGGTACTAGGGAGCAAGCCCGCAGACCTGCATATCTGCATTACCGGGCGTGATGCGGTGGAAGAACTTATTGAACTGGCCGATCTGGTTACGGAAATGAAACCGGTAAAACATCCGTATCAGAAAGGAATAACGGCGCAGAAGGGTGTGGAATTTTAA
- a CDS encoding PilZ domain-containing protein: protein MNRRQFTRIKSPFPVLLNFGRNKYESFANNFSLGGMYVQGWFDQDIGDSCEIKLSFSDKPELTIEAICSVVRQDKDGLALRFTSMEPDSFLFLQEALLYKNNAHWCSQPDWCTPPPTPPAYSWKML from the coding sequence ATGAATAGACGTCAATTCACCCGTATCAAGTCCCCTTTTCCTGTTCTTCTCAATTTCGGCAGAAACAAATATGAGTCTTTTGCAAACAATTTCAGCCTTGGTGGAATGTATGTTCAAGGCTGGTTTGACCAAGATATTGGTGATAGTTGCGAGATAAAATTATCTTTTTCAGACAAGCCAGAACTAACTATTGAAGCTATTTGCTCCGTTGTCCGCCAGGACAAAGACGGTCTTGCATTGCGCTTCACTTCTATGGAGCCAGACAGCTTTTTATTCCTCCAGGAAGCCCTGTTATATAAAAATAACGCGCATTGGTGCAGTCAACCGGATTGGTGTACCCCACCTCCAACACCTCCGGCCTATAGCTGGAAAATGCTGTAG
- the dnaN gene encoding DNA polymerase III subunit beta, which produces MPFHFNIAREDLLRAISAQQQITNKKGTLAILANVLMEVRNNEIVFMATDLEISLRQAVPAEVFEEGSLTIPSKKLFELARESGSPTLSFKEGEKNWINITAGSSTYKLAGMVADEFPQFEQYNEDDLVVIEGEVISDLIDKTIFSIATEKENMYNLNAALFQQFVENEKTVFRMVTSDGHRLSIMRRESNGSPLPHFEKFILIPRRGIQQIRKFGEEQDTFQLGIEKKKIVLKSDDSILIIRLMEGEFPDFENILNFVSKESNILINKILFLEALKRINLFTEDTFHAIKFELENNQLVLTSEHADFGSARDEIAIEYSGDSLSLGFNCRYFMDALQVMEGENIQASISSNESPCLITSEEDEGFLGIIMPMKLS; this is translated from the coding sequence ATGCCGTTTCACTTCAATATAGCCCGAGAGGATCTTCTCCGAGCCATCAGTGCGCAGCAGCAGATAACGAATAAAAAAGGAACACTTGCTATCCTGGCAAATGTTCTGATGGAAGTACGCAATAATGAGATTGTCTTTATGGCAACAGATCTGGAGATAAGTCTTCGTCAGGCAGTACCTGCAGAAGTCTTTGAGGAAGGCAGTCTGACTATTCCCTCGAAAAAGCTTTTTGAGTTAGCCCGGGAGTCAGGATCTCCTACATTGAGTTTTAAAGAAGGAGAAAAAAACTGGATCAATATCACCGCTGGCAGCAGTACCTATAAACTTGCCGGAATGGTGGCTGACGAGTTTCCGCAGTTTGAGCAGTATAATGAAGATGACTTAGTGGTGATTGAAGGCGAAGTTATTAGTGATCTCATTGATAAGACAATATTTTCTATAGCCACAGAAAAAGAAAATATGTATAATCTCAATGCGGCGCTTTTTCAGCAATTTGTTGAGAATGAGAAAACAGTCTTCAGGATGGTAACCTCAGATGGTCATCGTTTGAGCATTATGCGTCGGGAGAGCAATGGCAGTCCTCTTCCTCATTTTGAAAAATTCATCCTGATTCCCCGACGCGGAATACAGCAGATCCGGAAATTTGGTGAAGAGCAGGATACCTTTCAGCTGGGTATTGAAAAGAAAAAGATCGTCCTGAAAAGTGACGATTCCATCCTGATTATCAGGTTAATGGAAGGGGAATTTCCTGATTTCGAAAATATCCTCAATTTCGTTTCCAAAGAGAGTAATATCCTTATTAACAAAATACTCTTTCTTGAAGCACTGAAACGAATTAACCTTTTTACTGAAGATACCTTTCACGCAATTAAGTTTGAGCTGGAAAATAATCAGCTGGTGCTGACTTCTGAACATGCGGATTTTGGTTCTGCTCGGGACGAAATCGCTATTGAGTATAGCGGAGACAGCCTCTCCTTGGGATTCAACTGCCGCTACTTTATGGATGCCCTACAAGTTATGGAGGGCGAAAATATTCAGGCTTCTATCAGCTCCAATGAAAGTCCCTGCCTTATTACCTCAGAAGAAGACGAGGGATTTTTGGGCATCATCATGCCGATGAAGCTTAGCTAA
- a CDS encoding putative metal-binding motif-containing protein: MVLASSAFAIDKAVVVPLFVLLFRNQPDVCTAPPETPELCNGLDDDCDGVVDENWQFDLGVACVVGGGMPTIWSQSLFCRWFRY, from the coding sequence ATGGTCCTTGCATCCTCTGCATTTGCTATTGACAAGGCCGTTGTCGTTCCCCTATTCGTTCTCCTTTTTCGTAACCAGCCCGATGTATGTACTGCCCCTCCTGAAACACCGGAGCTCTGTAATGGACTAGATGATGATTGTGATGGAGTAGTGGATGAGAACTGGCAATTTGATCTCGGTGTCGCATGTGTGGTCGGAGGGGGTATGCCAACGATCTGGAGTCAAAGTTTGTTCTGCAGATGGTTCAGGTACTGA
- a CDS encoding MopE-related protein, translating to MRTGNLISVSHVWSEGVCQRSGVKVCSADGSGTECNAIPGSPSPELCNGQDDDCDGVVDENWQFDLGVACVVGGGMPTIWSQSLFCRWFRY from the coding sequence ATGAGAACTGGCAATTTGATCTCGGTGTCGCATGTGTGGTCGGAGGGGGTATGCCAACGATCTGGAGTCAAAGTTTGTTCTGCAGATGGTTCAGGTACTGAGTGCAACGCAATTCCAGGAAGTCCTTCACCGGAGCTCTGTAATGGACAAGATGATGATTGCGATGGAGTAGTGGATGAGAACTGGCAATTTGATCTCGGTGTCGCATGTGTGGTCGGAGGGGGTATGCCAACGATCTGGAGTCAAAGTTTGTTCTGCAGATGGTTCAGGTACTGA
- a CDS encoding GGGtGRT protein produces MALFEGYERRIDKINAALAEHGIASLEEAQQMSKDAGLDVYSIVKEVQPICFENACWAYIAGAAVALKKGQTKAVDIAATLGIGLQAFCIPGSVAENRKVGIGHGNLAAMLLNENTRCFAFLAGHESFAAAEGAIGLAKSANRVRTEPLRVILNGLGKDAAYIISRINGFTYVRTQFDYASGTLNIVSEKPFSDGPRSKVRCFGADDVREGVAINHHEGVDVSITGNSTNPTRFQHPVAGTYKKECLEQGRRYFSVASGGGTGRTLHPDNMAAGPASYGMTDTMGRMHCDAQFAGSSSVPAHVEMMGFIGMGNNPMVGASVAVAVAMEQAAA; encoded by the coding sequence ATGGCCTTATTTGAAGGATACGAACGAAGAATTGACAAGATCAATGCGGCTCTGGCCGAGCACGGTATTGCGAGTCTTGAAGAAGCCCAACAGATGAGCAAAGATGCTGGCCTGGATGTATACTCCATCGTCAAAGAGGTCCAGCCCATCTGTTTTGAGAATGCCTGCTGGGCCTATATTGCTGGCGCGGCTGTGGCCCTGAAAAAAGGCCAGACCAAGGCGGTGGATATCGCCGCAACCCTGGGCATCGGCCTCCAGGCCTTCTGTATTCCTGGCTCGGTTGCGGAAAACCGCAAGGTAGGTATCGGGCACGGTAACCTGGCCGCCATGCTGCTCAACGAAAACACCCGCTGTTTTGCCTTTCTGGCCGGGCATGAGTCCTTTGCTGCCGCAGAAGGTGCCATCGGTCTTGCAAAATCTGCCAACCGGGTTCGCACTGAACCCCTGCGGGTTATCCTCAACGGTTTGGGCAAGGATGCAGCCTACATCATCTCCCGAATCAATGGCTTTACCTATGTGCGGACCCAGTTTGATTATGCCAGCGGTACTCTGAATATTGTTTCCGAAAAGCCTTTCTCTGATGGACCTCGTTCCAAGGTGCGCTGTTTCGGTGCGGATGATGTACGTGAAGGTGTGGCGATTAACCACCATGAGGGGGTTGATGTCTCCATCACCGGGAACTCCACCAACCCGACCCGCTTCCAGCATCCGGTAGCAGGTACCTATAAAAAGGAATGCTTGGAACAGGGCAGGAGATACTTCTCTGTGGCATCAGGCGGCGGGACCGGTCGAACCCTGCACCCGGATAATATGGCGGCGGGACCGGCCTCTTACGGTATGACCGACACTATGGGCAGAATGCACTGTGATGCCCAGTTTGCTGGGTCTTCCTCGGTTCCGGCCCATGTGGAAATGATGGGTTTCATCGGCATGGGGAATAACCCGATGGTCGGTGCCTCTGTTGCGGTGGCAGTTGCAATGGAGCAGGCTGCGGCATAA
- the queC gene encoding 7-cyano-7-deazaguanine synthase QueC, which translates to MNTQRKKAVILLSGGLDSTTVLAIARSRGFQCHCLSFRYGQKQDIELQRAAAIAQHMEAAEHLVLRLDLGMIGGSALTSDIAVPKDRQLQEIEKDIPVTYVPARNIIFLSHALAWAEVIGATDIFLGINAVDYSGYPDCRPEFLKSFERTANLGTKEGSTGHPFKLHAPLIELSKKEIIEVGTQLGVDYSKTHSCYDPVDGLSCGHCDACILRLRGFAEAGLEDPAPYAE; encoded by the coding sequence ATGAACACACAACGAAAAAAGGCAGTTATTCTCCTCAGCGGCGGCCTGGACTCCACAACGGTCCTGGCCATTGCCCGCTCCAGGGGCTTTCAATGCCATTGCCTCAGCTTTCGCTACGGGCAAAAGCAGGATATTGAGTTACAGCGGGCAGCAGCCATTGCCCAGCACATGGAGGCGGCAGAGCATCTGGTCCTGCGCCTGGACTTGGGGATGATTGGTGGCTCTGCCCTGACCTCGGACATTGCCGTGCCTAAGGACCGCCAGCTCCAGGAGATCGAAAAGGATATCCCGGTGACCTATGTCCCGGCCCGCAATATCATCTTCCTCTCCCATGCCCTGGCCTGGGCCGAGGTCATCGGAGCCACGGATATCTTTCTTGGCATCAATGCGGTGGACTATAGCGGCTACCCTGATTGCCGACCTGAGTTCCTCAAGTCCTTTGAGCGGACCGCCAACCTGGGCACCAAGGAAGGCAGCACCGGCCACCCCTTCAAGCTCCATGCCCCTCTGATTGAGCTGAGCAAGAAGGAGATCATCGAGGTGGGCACTCAGCTGGGGGTGGATTACTCCAAGACCCATAGCTGCTATGATCCGGTGGACGGCCTTTCCTGCGGGCATTGCGATGCCTGTATCCTGCGGCTGCGCGGCTTTGCCGAGGCCGGGTTGGAAGATCCGGCGCCGTATGCCGAGTAA
- the sfsA gene encoding DNA/RNA nuclease SfsA, producing the protein MLLPPIRQQGILIRRYKRFLADIALADGTELTVHCPNSGAMRGCSAPESPVVISKSDNPKRKYAWTLEMVQEDGVWIGVNTGMTNKLVHEALDNGVIAAFGPIQSVQPEVKVSDKSRLDFLLQTEGGPVYVEVKNCSLVEDDKAMFPDAVTARGTKHLHELSQLLDPENQKTRAAVLFCVQRADGHCFAPARHIDPVYAATLAEVKQQGVQVLAYRAEVTPEEVRIVSAMELCLEAQ; encoded by the coding sequence ATGCTCCTCCCTCCCATACGCCAGCAGGGCATCCTGATCCGACGCTATAAACGCTTTCTTGCTGATATTGCCCTTGCCGACGGCACAGAATTGACTGTACATTGTCCCAACTCCGGGGCCATGCGTGGCTGCTCTGCCCCTGAAAGTCCGGTGGTGATCTCCAAGTCGGATAATCCCAAGCGGAAATACGCCTGGACCCTGGAGATGGTGCAGGAAGACGGGGTCTGGATCGGGGTGAATACCGGCATGACCAATAAGCTGGTCCATGAGGCCCTGGACAACGGGGTGATTGCTGCCTTTGGCCCCATCCAATCGGTGCAACCCGAGGTCAAGGTCTCGGACAAGAGCCGCCTGGATTTTCTCCTCCAAACAGAGGGCGGTCCGGTGTATGTTGAGGTGAAGAACTGTTCCTTGGTGGAGGATGACAAGGCCATGTTTCCGGATGCGGTCACAGCAAGAGGCACCAAGCATCTCCATGAGCTGAGCCAGCTACTTGATCCAGAGAACCAGAAAACACGGGCAGCGGTGCTGTTCTGTGTCCAGCGGGCAGATGGTCATTGCTTTGCCCCGGCCCGGCATATTGATCCTGTCTACGCAGCAACCCTGGCCGAGGTAAAACAGCAGGGCGTGCAAGTCCTGGCCTACCGGGCAGAGGTCACACCGGAGGAGGTCCGCATCGTCTCGGCAATGGAACTCTGCCTGGAAGCGCAGTAA
- a CDS encoding putative metal-binding motif-containing protein, with amino-acid sequence MRTGNLISVSHVWSEGVCQRSGVKVCSADGSGTECNAIPGSPSPELCNGLDDDCDGVVDENWQFDLGVACVVGEGYANDLESKFVLQMVQVLSATQFQEVLHRSSVMD; translated from the coding sequence ATGAGAACTGGCAATTTGATCTCGGTGTCGCATGTGTGGTCGGAGGGGGTATGCCAACGATCTGGAGTCAAAGTTTGTTCTGCAGATGGTTCAGGTACTGAGTGCAACGCAATTCCAGGAAGTCCTTCACCGGAGCTCTGTAATGGACTAGATGATGATTGTGATGGAGTAGTGGATGAGAACTGGCAATTTGATCTCGGTGTCGCATGTGTGGTCGGAGAGGGGTATGCCAACGATCTGGAGTCAAAGTTTGTTCTGCAGATGGTTCAGGTACTGAGTGCAACGCAATTCCAGGAAGTCCTTCATCGGAGCTCTGTAATGGACTAG